The following are encoded together in the Periplaneta americana isolate PAMFEO1 chromosome 5, P.americana_PAMFEO1_priV1, whole genome shotgun sequence genome:
- the LOC138700049 gene encoding odorant receptor 10-like: MFNKRFIMELEDVFNPMMLAQFLSSSGTLCLIIFQITVMEDAGFGMATFVQFLAISIMQLLLFCWYGNELTFQCESVVRAAYESSWYEASISFKSSLCMMIMRAMKPFRLTGGKLYVMSLDTFVAIMKASFSYFTMLNQLNGSK; this comes from the exons ATTCATCATGGAACTAGAAGATGTTTTCAATCCAATGATGCTCGCCCAGTTCTTAAGTAGTTCGGGCACTCTCTGCCTCATCATATTCCAGATCACAGTG ATGGAGGACGCTGGGTTTGGGATGGCCACATTCGTGCAGTTTCTTGCAATCTCAAtcatgcaattattattattttgttggtaCGGAAACGAACTCACTTTCCAG TGCGAGAGCGTTGTGAGAGCAGCGTACGAAAGTTCATGGTATGAGGCTTCGATATCTTTCAAGAGCAGCCTGTGCATGATGATCATGCGAGCCATGAAGCCCTTCCGTCTCACAGGAGGGAAGTTGTACGTCATGTCCTTGGATACCTTCGTCGCG ataatgaaggCCTCATTTTCTTATTTCACAATGCTGAATCAGTTGAATGGATCAAAATAA